ACACGGCACAGGCGCCATCCAAAACTCTTAGTGAACGCTCAACCTCAATGGTGAAGTCCACATGCCCCGGCGTATCGATGATATTGATCCGGTGCTCTTCAAACTGCTGATCCATGCCTTTCCAAAAGCAGGTTGTTGCCGCGGAAGTAATGGTAATCCCGCGCTCTTGTTCCTGCTCCATCCAGTCCATGGTGGCGGCACCATCGTGAACTTCACCAATTTTGTGCGAAATCCCTGTGTAAAACAGGATTCGCTCTGTTGTTGTCGTCTTACCGGCATCAATGTGCGCCATGATGCCAATATTACGATAACGGTGAATTGGTGTTTTCCGTGCCACGCTCTTAAGTCTCTGACTTTTGTCTGTTTGACTATCAACTTTAACTCGCTGCGTCTGCTTTGATCAGCCAGCCGTACATCTTACCAGCGATAATGCGCGAAAGCTTTATTGGCTTCAGCCATTCTATGTGTATCTTCACGTTTCTTCACTGCAGAGCCACGATTATCAGCAGCATCCATAATTTCACCGGCCAAGCGGCGTTCCATGGATTTCTCGCTCCGCTTTCTTGCTGAGTCCACCAACCAACGCATGGCCAGCGTCGTGCGACGTTCAGCACGAACTTCTACGGGCACCTGATAAGTTGCGCCACCAACGCGGCGGGATTTAACTTCCACCATGGGACGTACGTTGTCCAACGCTTTGGTCAGCATTTCAATTGGCTCGGCTTTGGTTTTTTCCATAGCCGCATCCAACGCGCCGTAAACAATTTTTTCCGCGACGGATTTTTTGCCATTCAGCATTACCATATTGACAAACTTCGCCACGGTTTCGCTTTTGAATTTTGGGTCTGGCAGCACGTTTCGTTTTGCAGCAACTCGTCTTCTAGCCATTTTTCTACCTGTGTACCTTATGGTTACCTTGTATATGTCTACGTATTGAAACGACTGAATCTACTAAGATTTTGGTCGTTTCGCGCCGTACTTGGAGCGCCCTTGGCGCCGCTCGGCAACACCGGATGTATCCAGGCTACCGCGAACAGTGTGGTATCGCACACCCGGCAAGTCTTTTACACGACCGCCACGAATCAGGATTACGGAGTGCTCCTGTAAATTGTGCCCTTCACCACCAATATATGTCGTTACTTCCTGACCATTGGTCAGCCTGACACGCGCCACTTTACGCAGAGCTGAATTCGGTTTTTTCGGCGTCGTGGTGTACACACGCGTACACACGCCGCGTTTTTGCGGACAGGCTTCCAGCGCGGGAACATTGCTCTTTACGGTCTGGCGCACACGCGGTTTCCGTACTAATTGATTGATTGTTGGCATTCAGTTGCTCCGACCCAAAATAAAACGACAGGCGAGACGGTCCCGCCTGTCTGAGAAAGAGCGCGAATTTTAGGCCTATGACCGCATCCTGTCAAGATGCAAATAGATCTAAAACACTGAGGCCAGTCAATTTATCCTAGGAAACACGTAAAGGGACAAAATTAGAGCCATAAACCCTATATAATACAGGGTTTATGGCGACCAATTTATTGATTGACAACCTGCTCCTCAGCAGATCCATCAGAACTGGCATCATCAACAGAGGATTCCTTAGGAGCAAATTGCGGCTCTTCCGGCGATTGCCTGCGGCGACGCTCTTCGTGATAGGCCAAACCGGTCCCAGCCGGAATCAAACGACCAACAATGACGTTTTCTTTCAAACCTCTCAGGTTGTCCACTTTTCCGCCAACAGATGCTTCTGTGAGCACTCGGGTGGTTTCCTGGAAAGAGGCAGCAGAAATAAAGGATTCTGTCGCCAAAGAGGCTTTAGTAATACCCAACAGCAAAGGCTCATATGTCGCCGTAAGCTTCCCTTCCGCTTGCAGTTTTTCGTTTTCCTCCAGGAAGCGAGAGCGTTCCATTTGCTCCCCCTTAAGGAATTTACTGTCACCGGGAGATGCTACTTCCACTCGGCGCAACATTTGACGAACAATGACCTCTATGTGCTTGTCATTGATTTTCACCCCCTGCAGACGGTAAACCTCCTGAACCTCATTGGCAATGTACACTGCCAGCTCTTCCACGCCCAGCAAGCGCAATATGTCGTGAGGGTTGGGTGGGCCATCGGCAATGGTTTCACCCCGTTCCACATGCTCACCTTCAAACGCAGTGATATGGCGCCATTTGGGAATCAGCTCTTCATAGGCGTCACCATCGTTAGGTGTAATTACCAAACGACGCTTACCTTTGGTTTCTTTTCCGAAACTGATAATTCCGGAAATCTCTGCTAAAATAGCCGGCTCTTTGGGCTTTCTTGCCTCAAACAGCTCAGCAACTCGTGGCAAGCCACCGGTGATGTCACGGGTTTTGGAGGACTCTTGCGGAATACGAGCAATAACATCGCCAATTTCCGCTCTGGCTCCGTCTTCGAGGTTTACAATAGCACCGGCCGGCAGTACGTAGTGAGCCGGCACTTCACTGCCCGCAATGTTTAAGTCATTGCCGTCCGCATCCACCAGCTTAACCATGGGACGCATATCCTTGGCACTGGTACCGCGTTGTTTGGGGTCGATGATAACCAGGGAGGAGATACCGGTATATTCATCCATCTCTCTTTGTACAGTAATCCCTTCCACCAAATCGTTAAAGCGGATGATCCCCTCTACCTCAGTAATTACGGGGTGAGTATGTGGATCCCAGGTCGCTACCACTTGACCGGAAGTCACCTCATCCCCTTCTTTAACACTAATCTCCGAACCATAGGGCACTTTGTAGCGCTCGCGTTCACGGCCATGGGTATCTGCCAGGGTGACCTCACCGGAACGGGAGACCGCCACCAGATTACCGTTTTTACGCTGCACCACTTTTATATTGTGTAAGCGCACAAAACCTTTCGATTTGATTTCGATATTGTTCGCCGCTGCCGCCCGAGACGCTGCACCACCAATGTGGAAAGTACGCATGGTCAACTGAGTACCCGGCTCACCGATACTTTGGGCAGCAATAACACCCACAGCCTCACCGGAATTCACCAAATGACCGCGAGCCAGATCTCGACCATAACATGAGGCACACACACCATAACGGGTTTCGCAGGTAATGGGTGAACGAGCCAATAACTGATCCACCCCATTTTCTTCCAACGTCTGCACCATTTTCTCGTCCAGCATGGTACCGCCTTCCACCAACACATCGTCCGTACCTGGCTTGTATACATCTCTGGCGAGAACACGACCCAACACGCGCTCACTCAAGGTTTCCACCACGTCACCACCTTCAACCAGTGGTTGTTTGAACAAGCCTTTATCCGTACCACAATCGGTTTCAACCACGACCAAATCCTGAGCCACATCCACCAAACGTCGGGTCAAATAACCGGAGTTTGCTGTTTTCAGCGCGGTATCCGCCAAGCCCTTACGAGCACCGTGGGTCGAAATAAAGTACTGTAATACGTTCAAACCTTCGCGAAAGTTAGCCGGTATTGGCGTTTCGATAATGGAACCGTCCGGTTTTGCCATCAAACCACGCATCCCAGCCAACTGGCGAATCTGGGCAGCACTACCTCGTGCCCCGGAGTCAGCCATCATGTAAATGGAGTTGAAGGACTTTTGTTTAATCTCGTTACCATCGCGGTCAATAACCGTATCGGACCCCAACACATCCATCATGGCCTTGGCGACTAAATCATTGGTATTGGACCAGATATCTACCACTTTATTGTAGCGCTCACCGTTAGTCACCAAACCGGAACTGTATTGTTCTTCAATTTCCTGAACCTGTGCATCGGCGTTGGCGATAATTTTTTGTTTCTCTGGCGGTACCACCATATCGTTCAGACCGAAAGAAACAGCCGCTTTGGTAGAGTAATGAAAACCGGTGTACATTAACTGGTCGGCAAATATAACCGTCTCTTTCAACCCCACCTGTCGGTAACAGGCGTTGATCATGCCGGAAATCGCTTTCTTCGTCATAGGCTGATTGGCGATTTCCAGCGGCAGACCCGGAGGCAGGATTTCCATGATGATAGCTCGACCCACCGTGGTATCAATGACTCGCGACTTGGATTCAATTTCACCCGCTTCATTGCGTACACGATCTCGAACTCGCACTTTGACGCGAGCATGAAGATCGGCATAACCCAGCGAATAGGCTTTGTGTGCTTCATTTATGTCGGCAAACATCATACCTTCGCCCGTGGCATTGACGCGCTCGCGGCTCATATAGTACAAACCTAAAACCACGTCCTGAGACGGTACGATGATAGGTTCACCATTGGCCGGTGACAGGATATTGTTACTGGACATCATCAGAGCACGGGTTTCCATTTGCGCTTCAATGGAAAGCGGCACGTGTACCGCCATTTGGTCACCGTCAAAGTCGGCGTTAAATGCGGTACAAACCAGAGGATGCAACTGGATTGCCTTACCTTCAATTAAAACCGGCTCGAATGCCTGGATACCTAAACGGTGCAATGTAGGTGCACGGTTGAGCATGACGGGATGCTCGCGAATCACCTCTTCCAGGATATCCCAAACCTCCGGACCTTCCCGCTCCACCATTTTCTTTGCCGCTTTGATCGTAGTTGCCAAACCGCGCAACTCCAACTTACTGAAAATAAAAGGTTTAAACAGCTCCAAACCCATTTTCTTGGGCAACCCGCACTGATGCAGTTTTAAGGTAGGCCCCACCACGATAACAGAACGACCGGAGTAATCCACGCGTTTACCCAGCAAGTTCTGACGGAAACGACCTTGCTTGCCCTTGATCATGTCAGCCAAGGATTTTAATGGACGTTTGTTGGACCCGGTAATGGCTCGACCCCGGCGACCGTTATCCAATAAGGCGTCTACGGACTCCTGTAACATACGTT
The DNA window shown above is from Gammaproteobacteria bacterium and carries:
- the rpsG gene encoding 30S ribosomal protein S7, translating into MARRRVAAKRNVLPDPKFKSETVAKFVNMVMLNGKKSVAEKIVYGALDAAMEKTKAEPIEMLTKALDNVRPMVEVKSRRVGGATYQVPVEVRAERRTTLAMRWLVDSARKRSEKSMERRLAGEIMDAADNRGSAVKKREDTHRMAEANKAFAHYRW
- the rpsL gene encoding 30S ribosomal protein S12, with amino-acid sequence MPTINQLVRKPRVRQTVKSNVPALEACPQKRGVCTRVYTTTPKKPNSALRKVARVRLTNGQEVTTYIGGEGHNLQEHSVILIRGGRVKDLPGVRYHTVRGSLDTSGVAERRQGRSKYGAKRPKS
- the rpoC gene encoding DNA-directed RNA polymerase subunit beta' is translated as MKDLLKILKAQGQVEDFDAIRIGLASPEKIRSWSYGEVKKPETINYRTFKPERDGLFCAKIFGPVKDYECLCGKYKRLKHRGVICEKCGVEVTLAKVRRERMGHIELASPVAHIWFLKSLPSRIGLLLDMTLRDIERVLYFEAFVVIDPGMTQLERGQLLTDEQYLEAIEEYGDEFDARMGAESVYELLRNINLQEEAATLREDIAETKSETKYKKFTKRLKLVESFLESGNRPEWMVMTVLPVLPPELRPLVPLDGGRFATSDLNDLYRRVINRNNRLRRLLELNAPDIIVRNEKRMLQESVDALLDNGRRGRAITGSNKRPLKSLADMIKGKQGRFRQNLLGKRVDYSGRSVIVVGPTLKLHQCGLPKKMGLELFKPFIFSKLELRGLATTIKAAKKMVEREGPEVWDILEEVIREHPVMLNRAPTLHRLGIQAFEPVLIEGKAIQLHPLVCTAFNADFDGDQMAVHVPLSIEAQMETRALMMSSNNILSPANGEPIIVPSQDVVLGLYYMSRERVNATGEGMMFADINEAHKAYSLGYADLHARVKVRVRDRVRNEAGEIESKSRVIDTTVGRAIIMEILPPGLPLEIANQPMTKKAISGMINACYRQVGLKETVIFADQLMYTGFHYSTKAAVSFGLNDMVVPPEKQKIIANADAQVQEIEEQYSSGLVTNGERYNKVVDIWSNTNDLVAKAMMDVLGSDTVIDRDGNEIKQKSFNSIYMMADSGARGSAAQIRQLAGMRGLMAKPDGSIIETPIPANFREGLNVLQYFISTHGARKGLADTALKTANSGYLTRRLVDVAQDLVVVETDCGTDKGLFKQPLVEGGDVVETLSERVLGRVLARDVYKPGTDDVLVEGGTMLDEKMVQTLEENGVDQLLARSPITCETRYGVCASCYGRDLARGHLVNSGEAVGVIAAQSIGEPGTQLTMRTFHIGGAASRAAAANNIEIKSKGFVRLHNIKVVQRKNGNLVAVSRSGEVTLADTHGRERERYKVPYGSEISVKEGDEVTSGQVVATWDPHTHPVITEVEGIIRFNDLVEGITVQREMDEYTGISSLVIIDPKQRGTSAKDMRPMVKLVDADGNDLNIAGSEVPAHYVLPAGAIVNLEDGARAEIGDVIARIPQESSKTRDITGGLPRVAELFEARKPKEPAILAEISGIISFGKETKGKRRLVITPNDGDAYEELIPKWRHITAFEGEHVERGETIADGPPNPHDILRLLGVEELAVYIANEVQEVYRLQGVKINDKHIEVIVRQMLRRVEVASPGDSKFLKGEQMERSRFLEENEKLQAEGKLTATYEPLLLGITKASLATESFISAASFQETTRVLTEASVGGKVDNLRGLKENVIVGRLIPAGTGLAYHEERRRRQSPEEPQFAPKESSVDDASSDGSAEEQVVNQ